In Oncorhynchus clarkii lewisi isolate Uvic-CL-2024 chromosome 16, UVic_Ocla_1.0, whole genome shotgun sequence, one genomic interval encodes:
- the LOC139367606 gene encoding natural resistance-associated macrophage protein 2-like: MKRFSSSKFVSFLTTDRTPHPENIHISSLPPSIPTDQEPTHGEGDMAQGKAVETTQTQRGAPSVFPEGQNGGTDVSSTYFHHKVPIPDDDSQMWFSFRKLWAFTGPGFLMSIAYLDPGNIESDLQSGAKAGFKLLWVLLGATIIGLLLQRLAARLGVVTGMHLAEVCNRQYPTVPRIVLWLMVELAIIGSDMQEVIGCAIAFNLLSSGRIPLWGGVLITIIDTFVFLFLDKYGLRKLEAFFGVLITIMAITFGYEYVTVRPDQGELLKGMFMPYCEGCGPVQLEQAVGIVGAVIMPHNIYLHSALVKSRQIDRSSKKELKEANKYFFIESTIALFLSFLINVFVVAVFAEAVYGRTNIEVHDICNATGILHLDLFPLNNETLQVDIYKGGVVLGCIFGPAALYIWAVGILAAGQSSTMTGTYSGQFVMEGFLNLRWSRFSRVLLTRSIAITPTLLVAIFQDVTHLTGMNDFLNVLQSMQLPFALIPILTFTSLSSLMSEFANGLFWKIGGGVVILLVCCINMYFVVIYVTSLNSVWLYVLAAFLCIAYLGFVGYLTWLCLIALGVSCLDVTCRVRDDTTVLIEQQPEFDS, encoded by the exons ATGAAGCGCTTCAGTTCATCAAAATTTGTATCTTTTCTGACGACAG ACAGAACCCCCCATCCTGAGAACATCCACATCTCCTCACTACCTCCCAGTATTCCTACAGACCAGGAGCCAACGCATGGAGAAG GAGACATGGCACAAGGGAAAGCAGTTGAGACCACACAAACACAGCGAGGAGCCCCCTCTGTCTTTCCAGAGGGCCAGAATGGGGGAACTGATGTATCTAGTACCTATTTTCACCATAAGGTCCCCATTCCAGATGATGACAGTCAG ATGTGGTTCAGTTTCCGTAAGCTATGGGCCTTCACAGGACCTGGGTTCCTGATGAGCATCGCCTACCTAGACCCAGGAAATATAGAGTCAGACCTGCAGTCAGGTGCTAAAGCAGGATTCAAG CTGTTGTGGGTTCTTCTGGGAGCCACCATCATTGGTCTGCTGTTGCAGAGGCTGGCAGCCAGACTGGGTGTGGTCACTGGGATGCACCTGGCAGAAGTCTGCAACCGCCAGTACCCCACC GTGCCACGCATTGTCCTGTGGTTGATGGTGGAGCTGGCCATCATAGGTTCAGACATGCAGGAGGTCATAGGTTGTGCCATTGCAttcaacctcctctcctctggcag GATACCTTTGTGGGGGGGTGTTCTCATCACCATCATTGACACATTTGTGTTCCTCTTCCTGGACAAGTATGGTCTGAGGAAACTTGAGGCCTTTTTTGGGGTCCTTATTACAATCATGGCCATCACCTTTGGATATGAG TATGTGACTGTGCGTCCGGACCAGGGGGAGCTGCTCAAGGGGATGTTTATGCCGTACTGTGAAGGCTGTGGTCCTGTGCAGCTGGAGCAGGCTGTGGGCATCGTAGGGGCTGTCATAATGCCCCACAACATCTACCTGCACTCTGCCCTCGTCAAG TCTCGACAGATTGATCGTTCCAGTAAGAAGGAGCTCAAGGAGGCCAACAAATACTTCTTCATTGAGTCGACCATtgcactcttcctctctttcctcatcaACGTTTTTGTGGTGGCTGTCTTCGCCGAGGCTGTCTATGGACGCACAAACATTGAAGTG CATGACATTTGTAATGCAACTGGTATTCTTCATCTAGATCTGTTCCCCTTGAACAATGAGACACTGCAGGTGGACATCTACAAAGGC GGAGTGGTTCTGGGCTGTATTTTTGGCCCTGCAGCACTATATATCTGGGCTGTGGGCATCCTGGCAGCAGGTCAGAGTTCAACCATGACCGGGACCTACTCAGGACAGTTTGTCATGGAG GGCTTTTTGAACCTGCGCTGGTCCCGTTTCTCCCGGGTGCTGCTGACCCGCTCCATCGCCATCACGCCCACCCTGCTGGTGGCCATCTTCCAGGACGTCACCCACCTGACGGGCATGAACGACTTCCTGAACGTGCTGCAGAGCATGCAG ctGCCGTTTGCTTTGATTCCCATCCTCACTTTCACCAGTTTATCCTCCCTCATGAGTGAATTTGCCAATGGATT ATTTTGGAAGATTGGGGGAGGAGTTGTGATCTTGTTGGTGTGTTGTATCAACATGTACTTTGTAGTCATCTATGTGACCTCTCTGAACAGTGTGTGGCTGTacgtgttggctgcttttctctGCATAGCATATTTGGGATTTGTGGGTTACCTG acGTGGTTATGTCTGATAGCGCTGGGTGTGTCCTGTCTGGATGTCACCTGCAGGGTCAGGGACGACACCACGGTTCTGATAGAGCAGCAGCCAGAGTTTGACTCCTGA